A stretch of Myxococcus hansupus DNA encodes these proteins:
- a CDS encoding immunity 49 family protein produces MGTLELDITLGNLEEEIQDGLSRLREEGPDAATVLDVCARSRQLGCGLLLIDLDADGFQHALHQSALLYTWLLDQRATQPGLDTYYLCKSRASPLLDALALNQLTLARDMGAKLDTPWAPKMEPEEDFRYFDLLSGPLLERRQDAVRLAAFERCLEEPSTRFDVLSALMREDADAFWAALSALTREWEEGIEADRRQDALDAYFAQTEASIFVEGLALVRLAELWGIPARPRLPFMPAEAFRAPSAPLPEALEF; encoded by the coding sequence ATGGGAACGCTCGAACTGGACATCACGCTGGGGAACCTCGAGGAGGAAATCCAAGACGGCCTGTCGCGGTTGCGCGAGGAAGGGCCAGACGCGGCCACTGTCTTGGATGTCTGCGCCCGGTCCCGTCAGCTCGGCTGTGGCCTGCTGCTCATCGACCTGGACGCGGATGGTTTCCAGCACGCGCTCCATCAAAGCGCGCTCCTCTACACGTGGCTGCTGGACCAGCGCGCCACTCAGCCCGGACTGGACACGTACTACCTCTGCAAGTCCCGGGCGTCGCCGCTGCTGGATGCACTCGCGCTCAACCAACTGACTTTGGCGAGAGACATGGGCGCGAAGCTGGACACGCCCTGGGCCCCGAAGATGGAGCCCGAAGAAGACTTCCGCTACTTCGACCTGCTCTCCGGTCCGCTGTTGGAGCGGCGGCAGGATGCGGTCCGGCTGGCGGCCTTCGAGCGTTGCCTGGAGGAGCCCTCCACTCGCTTCGATGTCCTGTCCGCGCTCATGCGCGAGGATGCGGACGCCTTCTGGGCGGCCTTGTCGGCGCTCACCCGGGAGTGGGAGGAGGGCATCGAAGCCGACCGGCGCCAGGACGCGCTCGATGCGTATTTCGCGCAGACGGAGGCCTCCATTTTCGTGGAGGGACTCGCGCTGGTCCGGTTGGCGGAGCTGTGGGGAATCCCCGCGCGTCCGCGTCTGCCCTTCATGCCCGCGGAGGCTTTCCGAGCCCCGTCTGCGCCATTGCCAGAGGCGCTGGAGTTCTAG
- a CDS encoding DUF6484 domain-containing protein yields MAQDAPAKATTTVFSDDEPPIHGMRVGWVAGVDADGSVRIDFPANKHGPLLARTTVPLEPEQWQQAARERREVTLFFDDGRPSRPVLTGLLQPMPPTPLLDAMLAQRLPMASREAQVDGRRVLLEGRDEVVLRCGKATLILRADGRVILRGVEVLTEAEGVHRIRGGKVKIN; encoded by the coding sequence ATGGCCCAGGACGCGCCCGCCAAGGCAACCACCACGGTCTTCTCGGATGACGAGCCGCCCATCCACGGGATGCGCGTTGGCTGGGTCGCGGGTGTGGACGCGGACGGCTCGGTCCGAATCGATTTCCCCGCCAACAAACACGGGCCGCTGCTCGCGCGCACCACCGTCCCGCTCGAGCCCGAGCAATGGCAACAGGCCGCGCGTGAACGAAGGGAGGTAACGCTCTTTTTCGATGACGGCAGGCCCTCCCGCCCTGTCCTCACGGGCCTGCTCCAGCCAATGCCTCCCACGCCCCTGCTCGACGCGATGCTGGCGCAGCGGCTCCCCATGGCCTCCCGGGAGGCCCAGGTGGACGGCCGGCGGGTCCTGCTGGAAGGACGTGACGAGGTGGTGCTGCGGTGTGGCAAAGCCACCCTCATCCTCCGCGCGGATGGACGCGTCATCCTTCGTGGCGTGGAGGTTCTCACCGAGGCGGAGGGCGTCCACCGCATCCGCGGCGGGAAGGTGAAGATCAACTGA
- a CDS encoding AHH domain-containing protein → MGRKKHVSWDFKVDYHQDDTTGCIWRHAPGYGTSACHYAMNGYQVSALRQDMYNKDHRQNALALGYVLDVSGDRRRRGDLILTSMISKEVGAKARSIQKPSEWREAFRKRFEGRFGGSIKWLSLNKEGWHYGYILPVEHVPRKHMQRQQPTFAVKNGAAGGYGAWYPYHHNYHHLIPQGALQEYVCGNDDKTKRRVDILCSSKWNINGQDNMVLLPQEISVSKIVELPAHCPWDMKEHVAYSSSMKDMLKDVKLKLDKAITTQACEDVDEVVVDLDFISNQILRQIKAMRPGRQIGRVITG, encoded by the coding sequence ATGGGAAGGAAGAAGCACGTCTCTTGGGACTTCAAGGTGGACTACCACCAGGACGATACGACCGGGTGTATCTGGCGCCATGCACCTGGGTACGGGACGTCGGCCTGCCACTACGCGATGAATGGCTACCAGGTCAGTGCCTTGCGTCAGGACATGTACAACAAGGACCACCGCCAGAATGCCCTGGCATTGGGCTACGTCCTGGATGTCTCGGGTGACAGGCGCCGTCGCGGGGACCTCATCCTCACCTCCATGATTTCGAAGGAAGTGGGGGCCAAGGCGCGAAGTATCCAGAAGCCGAGTGAATGGCGGGAGGCCTTCCGTAAACGCTTCGAGGGCCGCTTTGGTGGGTCCATCAAATGGCTGAGCCTCAACAAAGAGGGCTGGCACTACGGCTACATACTCCCGGTGGAGCATGTTCCCAGAAAGCACATGCAGAGGCAGCAGCCGACCTTCGCGGTGAAGAACGGGGCCGCTGGCGGATACGGCGCCTGGTACCCCTACCACCACAACTACCACCACCTGATTCCCCAGGGCGCCCTTCAGGAATACGTCTGCGGCAACGACGACAAGACGAAGCGCCGCGTCGACATCCTGTGTAGCTCAAAGTGGAATATCAACGGACAGGACAACATGGTCCTGTTGCCACAGGAGATCTCCGTTTCGAAGATTGTCGAGCTGCCAGCACACTGTCCCTGGGACATGAAGGAACACGTGGCCTATTCCAGTTCGATGAAGGACATGTTGAAGGACGTGAAGCTGAAGCTCGATAAAGCCATCACGACTCAGGCCTGTGAGGACGTGGACGAAGTGGTGGTGGACCTTGATTTCATTTCCAATCAAATTCTCAGGCAAATCAAGGCCATGCGGCCGGGCAGACAGATCGGCCGGGTAATCACTGGATGA
- a CDS encoding imm11 family protein has translation MARHEYFIFVVSDDRRVGTVENLDDAFEDYWMLSECMMLGDKYPPKISLSLSNKRGDMITDFVDNIHKAVLVSEKAKGIMEQAGLGPEQVEYLPFTLKDRKRKKVPEPYFIANALQSFDCFDWDRSEYGLYPNKRKVVSTSLSKLHVLEDKVPKDAMFFRLGELKNRILIRSDLLEKLRAADCTGISVAAMGEPLF, from the coding sequence ATGGCACGTCATGAGTACTTCATCTTTGTTGTCAGCGACGACCGTCGTGTTGGCACGGTTGAGAACCTTGATGATGCCTTCGAAGACTATTGGATGCTGAGTGAATGCATGATGTTGGGAGACAAGTACCCTCCCAAGATCTCCCTCTCACTGTCGAACAAGCGTGGCGACATGATCACCGACTTCGTCGACAACATTCACAAGGCGGTGCTGGTCTCCGAGAAGGCAAAGGGCATCATGGAGCAGGCGGGGCTTGGTCCCGAGCAGGTGGAGTACCTGCCCTTCACCCTCAAGGACCGCAAGCGTAAGAAGGTCCCGGAGCCTTACTTCATCGCAAACGCCCTTCAGAGCTTCGACTGCTTCGACTGGGACCGCTCCGAGTACGGCCTCTACCCGAACAAGCGGAAGGTGGTGAGCACCAGTCTCAGCAAGCTGCATGTGCTGGAGGACAAGGTTCCGAAAGACGCCATGTTCTTCCGTCTGGGGGAGTTGAAGAATCGCATCCTCATTCGCTCCGACTTGTTGGAGAAGCTCAGGGCCGCCGACTGCACGGGTATCAGCGTCGCCGCCATGGGCGAGCCTTTGTTCTAG